A single region of the Pyxidicoccus trucidator genome encodes:
- a CDS encoding PA14 domain-containing protein: MFAQSRRLVFAAVLSLWAAACGTPPEAPLEPELAEATGELNTQSFCGAPQVVAQLADGSLPPREDVRCEGPWEYSNYKACYVDKADASCPWTGRYNQTTCREVYSCRHPDFGLASRYNKTVTTTVGGTLKGGKRCETDEYGNVSCETYHFLDFTPNCRMAANAAKYAVDDRYEAGVTVVSSYADPSQSEWDESSTCTYTLSGYPEYNLTQNLLCGYRDYNCDDTTSKIYESCRHPDHGQTANPGECHEKSLPNTLDSVRLYSSPNLTLNELRGSGAPLAVTKDLAGYAARCTTTDEMPITTEAQVRSKYGALKTQLQTVKGWQSTGTGPTNVDKAQLRRQLVRKSKVLFELKGGHFEDTQVTDVVQVYKDHTEGGNRVLSRVDPRVGFDWVLGSPAVQVPVDQFSVRWTGKVIPRYSEVYTFYTTSDDGVRLWVDGKLLIDNWTPHGPTENLGTIMVPLVADQEYDLRMEFFEAGGGAVAQLSWWSLSQAKELIPADRLKTPAGGQGLLGEYFENEQGGDCINPWIAPVADAMCPEASEVNALFAMCRRMTLDHVPASTVQRVMERCIDVIETAEATTCTREKYREVHDELIPALLKEQLSQVHATTEAGRTAALRRKLGYLDRWYGKVRGPLYGGDRTSTALNERTSELLGEFWRGAYTSDFPIGMKPGGDEPAALPVSVDGIPALSDTYLKVDREVLKAAFPESSAITAPMTSTPLTLVVNDALRGLEQRLDSSSDAHDLGCRFRGCSAGKISTEVSHLWKYLGTLHDVVALGAMVDAPTQLVDADWKPVFARMRLRHDVLASALKDAAGLDTYSPLKLEAAPQESVAPVAYGLLELMREARARTSSYEKFGAFDATLRYSLHTGMNNDSQEVIASLVNAQLGNLQAAIDSYQTHRATYLQTYLEEMRGVRLAARTAADLQLMLQQVVNLETDLQGMSHNARIASARHADYFARTFQEMLSNPQVADYLVSQGPVTPLSVSAADAKYTGVFPQLTDDIAALSATGKVIPDGAGAGDLLHITVTGEWAPVCALGSPIARMTIPGDASPTDIATSGVTTGPEGFTVVLTSSGFKASAIADVKQNGSYDTVAGTADVCIGVKTKAGTPFADLLGSSVEVYAQAEACLSYSHSNTWSDIHSETTTTGSDSRSTAAFTAGLRVPGTPFPHLPVGSLLLVEMKKGSTQRKDIQQIHVLHRPANSFLIPARTDVNAVDLYLVVNDRMGCSGLNTASLSLMVSRASRVGSGQYAEKLLGALATTKAAVDAEGRNALKEGRVSATTLASIRSGAYVTLENACSQCGTSQLPSQLQGLYSAWVDHELAALARQADMIAAERQMHLLSLELKALGADLARQEGESRLARQLPLWALRDLEGTELSDKTRAVTDVVNRYLMPILELRYPEVLVAMRTDATARNELLALTDGVVPGAAGASNATHWTRSRLETAKQLKSFVARVMTTLGPLRGPSSGATQYPFVAVSFPRPGHAAGWQSYYRTADDIRSAQVWNQFENGRTVSFTVRPEDLYSYNGHKGLPCTEGTMVIRAMGLYLAIPGTYDVAPNMNNLLLYPPATVDKSLTFVTKDGPEVYQQLNSKWLSPWVRPTFGDSFQAETWFDKVRGLRKGNGLSPFTTFEFDLSGLHGVTIEAKNLVDDTDELVLVFEVETEPLAEEMTWITSCVRPPASLQAPVEVSEL, encoded by the coding sequence ATGTTCGCGCAAAGTAGACGTCTGGTATTCGCAGCAGTCCTGTCCCTGTGGGCCGCGGCCTGCGGCACGCCGCCGGAAGCCCCGCTGGAGCCCGAGCTCGCCGAGGCCACGGGAGAGCTGAACACGCAGAGCTTCTGTGGCGCGCCGCAAGTCGTTGCACAGCTCGCCGATGGAAGCCTGCCCCCGCGCGAGGACGTGCGGTGCGAGGGGCCGTGGGAGTACAGCAACTACAAGGCGTGCTACGTCGACAAGGCCGACGCGAGCTGTCCCTGGACGGGGCGTTACAACCAGACGACCTGTCGCGAGGTCTACTCGTGCCGGCACCCCGACTTCGGGCTCGCCTCCCGCTACAACAAGACGGTGACGACGACTGTCGGTGGCACCCTCAAGGGAGGGAAGCGCTGCGAGACGGACGAGTACGGCAACGTCTCCTGCGAGACCTATCACTTCCTCGACTTCACCCCGAACTGCCGCATGGCCGCCAACGCGGCGAAGTACGCGGTGGATGACCGCTACGAGGCGGGAGTCACCGTCGTCAGCTCGTACGCCGACCCGTCCCAGTCGGAGTGGGATGAGAGCTCGACGTGCACGTACACCCTCAGTGGTTACCCCGAGTACAACCTGACGCAGAACCTGCTGTGTGGCTACCGCGATTACAATTGCGACGACACGACCAGCAAAATCTATGAGTCGTGCCGCCACCCGGACCATGGCCAGACGGCGAACCCGGGGGAGTGCCACGAAAAGAGCCTCCCCAACACGCTGGACTCCGTGCGCCTCTACTCCTCGCCGAACCTGACGCTCAACGAGCTTCGGGGCTCGGGCGCTCCGCTCGCGGTGACGAAGGACCTGGCGGGCTACGCAGCCCGCTGCACGACGACGGATGAGATGCCCATCACCACCGAGGCGCAGGTGCGCTCGAAGTACGGCGCGCTGAAGACGCAGCTGCAGACGGTGAAGGGCTGGCAGAGCACGGGCACCGGCCCCACCAACGTCGACAAGGCGCAGCTGCGCCGGCAGCTGGTGCGCAAGTCCAAGGTCCTCTTCGAGCTGAAGGGCGGCCACTTCGAGGACACCCAGGTCACCGACGTCGTGCAGGTCTACAAGGACCACACCGAGGGCGGCAACCGCGTCCTGTCGCGGGTGGACCCCAGGGTGGGCTTCGACTGGGTCCTGGGCTCGCCCGCGGTGCAGGTGCCCGTGGACCAGTTCTCCGTGCGCTGGACGGGGAAGGTCATCCCCCGCTACTCGGAGGTCTACACCTTCTACACCACCAGCGATGACGGCGTGCGGCTGTGGGTGGACGGCAAGCTGCTCATCGACAACTGGACCCCGCATGGCCCCACCGAGAACCTGGGGACCATCATGGTGCCGCTGGTGGCGGACCAGGAGTACGACCTCCGCATGGAGTTCTTCGAGGCGGGCGGCGGCGCCGTGGCCCAGCTGTCCTGGTGGAGCCTCAGCCAGGCCAAGGAGCTCATTCCCGCGGACCGGCTGAAGACGCCGGCCGGCGGCCAGGGCCTGCTGGGCGAGTACTTCGAGAACGAGCAGGGAGGCGACTGCATCAACCCCTGGATTGCCCCGGTGGCGGACGCGATGTGCCCGGAGGCCTCGGAGGTGAATGCCCTCTTCGCCATGTGCCGGCGGATGACGCTGGACCACGTGCCCGCGTCCACCGTGCAGCGGGTGATGGAGCGCTGCATCGACGTGATTGAGACGGCCGAGGCCACCACCTGCACGCGCGAGAAGTACCGGGAGGTCCATGATGAGCTCATCCCCGCGCTCCTCAAGGAGCAGCTCTCCCAGGTACACGCGACGACGGAGGCGGGCCGCACCGCGGCGCTGCGCCGCAAGCTGGGCTACCTGGACCGCTGGTACGGCAAGGTCCGTGGCCCCCTCTACGGCGGGGACCGGACGTCGACGGCGCTCAACGAGCGCACCAGTGAGCTGCTGGGCGAGTTCTGGCGGGGCGCGTACACCTCCGACTTCCCCATTGGCATGAAGCCCGGCGGCGACGAGCCGGCGGCCCTGCCGGTGTCGGTGGATGGCATCCCCGCCCTCTCGGACACCTACCTGAAGGTGGACCGCGAGGTGCTCAAGGCGGCCTTCCCCGAGTCCTCGGCCATCACCGCGCCGATGACGTCCACCCCGCTGACCCTGGTGGTGAACGACGCGCTGCGCGGCCTGGAGCAGCGGCTCGACAGCTCCTCGGACGCGCATGACCTGGGCTGCCGCTTCCGTGGCTGCTCGGCCGGGAAGATTTCCACCGAGGTGAGCCACCTCTGGAAGTACCTCGGCACCCTGCACGACGTGGTGGCGCTGGGCGCCATGGTGGATGCTCCCACCCAGCTGGTGGACGCGGACTGGAAGCCCGTCTTCGCCCGGATGCGGCTGCGGCACGACGTGCTGGCCAGCGCGCTGAAGGACGCGGCGGGGCTGGACACGTACTCGCCCCTGAAGCTGGAGGCGGCGCCCCAGGAGAGCGTGGCCCCTGTTGCGTATGGCCTGCTGGAGCTGATGCGCGAGGCCCGCGCCCGCACGAGCAGCTACGAGAAGTTCGGCGCCTTCGACGCGACGCTGCGCTACTCGCTGCACACGGGCATGAACAACGACTCGCAGGAGGTCATCGCCAGCCTGGTGAACGCGCAGCTGGGCAACCTCCAGGCGGCCATCGACTCGTACCAGACGCACCGCGCCACCTACCTCCAGACGTACCTGGAGGAGATGCGTGGCGTCCGCCTGGCGGCGCGCACCGCCGCGGACCTCCAGCTGATGCTCCAGCAGGTGGTGAATCTGGAGACGGACCTCCAGGGCATGAGCCACAACGCGCGCATCGCCTCGGCGCGGCACGCGGACTACTTCGCCCGCACGTTCCAGGAGATGCTGAGCAACCCGCAGGTTGCCGACTACCTCGTGTCCCAGGGGCCGGTGACGCCGCTGTCCGTCTCGGCCGCGGATGCGAAGTACACGGGCGTCTTCCCGCAGCTCACGGACGACATCGCGGCGCTGTCCGCCACGGGGAAGGTCATCCCGGATGGCGCGGGCGCGGGCGACCTGCTCCACATCACCGTCACTGGCGAGTGGGCGCCGGTCTGCGCGCTGGGCTCGCCCATTGCCCGGATGACGATTCCCGGAGACGCCAGCCCGACGGACATCGCCACCAGCGGCGTCACCACGGGGCCGGAGGGCTTCACCGTGGTGCTGACCTCGAGCGGCTTCAAGGCCAGTGCCATCGCCGATGTGAAGCAGAACGGCAGCTACGACACCGTCGCCGGGACGGCGGACGTGTGCATCGGCGTGAAGACGAAGGCGGGCACCCCCTTCGCGGACCTGCTGGGCAGCAGCGTCGAGGTCTACGCCCAGGCCGAGGCTTGCCTCAGCTACAGCCACTCGAACACGTGGTCGGACATCCATAGCGAAACGACGACGACGGGCTCGGACTCGCGCAGCACGGCGGCCTTCACCGCGGGCCTGCGGGTGCCGGGCACGCCGTTCCCGCACCTGCCGGTGGGCAGCCTCCTGCTGGTGGAGATGAAGAAGGGGAGCACCCAGCGCAAGGACATCCAGCAGATTCACGTGCTGCACCGCCCGGCGAACAGCTTCCTCATCCCGGCGCGCACGGACGTGAATGCGGTGGACCTGTACCTGGTCGTCAACGACAGGATGGGCTGCTCCGGCCTGAACACCGCGTCGCTGAGCCTCATGGTGAGCCGCGCCAGCCGCGTGGGCTCTGGCCAGTACGCCGAGAAGCTGCTGGGCGCCCTGGCGACGACGAAGGCCGCGGTGGACGCGGAGGGTCGCAACGCGCTGAAGGAGGGGCGCGTCAGCGCGACGACCCTGGCGAGCATCCGCTCGGGCGCGTACGTGACGCTGGAGAACGCGTGCAGCCAGTGCGGAACCAGCCAGCTGCCCAGCCAGCTGCAGGGCCTCTACAGCGCCTGGGTGGACCATGAGCTGGCCGCGCTGGCGCGGCAGGCGGACATGATTGCGGCGGAGCGGCAGATGCACCTGCTGTCGCTGGAGCTGAAGGCGCTCGGCGCGGACCTGGCGCGGCAGGAGGGTGAGTCGCGCCTGGCCCGGCAGCTGCCGCTGTGGGCGCTGCGGGATTTGGAGGGCACGGAGCTGTCCGACAAGACGCGGGCCGTCACGGACGTGGTGAACCGCTACCTCATGCCCATCCTGGAGCTGCGCTACCCGGAGGTGCTGGTCGCGATGCGCACGGACGCGACGGCCCGGAACGAGCTGCTCGCGCTCACCGACGGCGTGGTGCCCGGGGCGGCGGGGGCCTCGAATGCCACCCACTGGACGCGCTCGCGTCTGGAGACGGCGAAGCAGCTGAAGAGCTTCGTGGCGCGGGTGATGACGACGCTGGGGCCCCTGCGCGGCCCGTCCAGCGGCGCCACGCAGTACCCCTTCGTGGCCGTCAGCTTCCCCCGGCCGGGGCATGCGGCGGGCTGGCAGTCGTACTACCGGACCGCGGATGACATCCGCTCCGCGCAGGTGTGGAACCAGTTCGAGAACGGCAGGACGGTGTCCTTCACCGTCCGTCCGGAGGACCTCTACTCGTACAACGGGCACAAGGGCCTGCCGTGCACCGAGGGCACCATGGTCATCCGCGCCATGGGCCTGTACCTGGCCATCCCCGGCACGTACGACGTGGCGCCGAACATGAACAACCTGCTCCTGTATCCGCCCGCCACGGTGGACAAGTCGCTGACGTTCGTGACGAAGGACGGCCCAGAGGTCTACCAGCAGCTCAACTCGAAGTGGCTGTCGCCGTGGGTGCGCCCCACCTTCGGAGACTCGTTCCAGGCGGAGACGTGGTTCGACAAGGTGCGGGGCCTGCGCAAGGGCAACGGCCTGTCGCCCTTCACCACCTTCGAGTTCGACCTGTCGGGCCTGCACGGAGTGACTATCGAGGCCAAGAACCTCGTCGACGACACGGACGAGCTCGTCCTCGTCTTCGAGGTGGAGACGGAGCCGCTGGCCGAAGAGATGACGTGGATCACGTCGTGCGTGAGGCCGCCTGCCTCGCTGCAGGCGCCGGTGGAAGTGTCGGAGCTGTAG
- a CDS encoding RHS repeat-associated core domain-containing protein, translating into MRTAACAVLLGGVPALAQTGTSLDARVQAPVLGSPERGSLAGQFAATVFGVGDVSRGGFRLPWADALPRERGASLVDALPSYSPESGLSEWGLGWNTGLALTRWRETGDLDFATDELTGPFGRLVAGADGALYPVGLGQKVRVLAVADGWVAHLPDGSRWTFGGANRVVTSRGTYAWYLTEVVTPTQRKTRVEYEANASGRLFVKALHHGGVGDDFQYRVDFQYEPVSKPTVDLRSGQALVLDQRVKTVVANVRNATSGVFEARWREHLTYEEEGVGPAYYLTAAQRVFASGESAPVVSYGYERLGTHLTAAAVRHNPKLDAVLASRGTDAVHANRAAFLDVNLDGRVDFESASDNTLFIQDDEGFLAEPLPPATPDVSPLCRSTSTGSTVARVLAQMRASESTYQVVGVRADSFGNSTQVAVCNREGVPFTTLTVAANWTLTSNVRLADVNRDRQPDLVKVASGRYTIIPNTSNASGFSFGAPVTGTLSPSITPNTSWLQDVNGDGLADIAVRSSSATLWVWLGKGNLGFESTARTFPFRNLSGVNYSSLTGFQLHFVDVNKDGLADALLTRTTGTGSFLHLNTGSAFQQVAVDALSGMAGSAVVGDFSGTGETEVSFTGSGEARAVTLGAPRVALLRSADDGRGNVLRFEYARSSAVAGAHARQVVLSALEVQSSGLETVRYGYTYGEPTVHSVSRALVGFGSVTRTAPGVLEDARFLNGDRYSGLPVSSTRHDTLSPGVHAYAYQQYEDALYQGLAWKRLKEVGSGWAQVDGTAVGERTEFPLYAAGVCPSKAVRHTLHGTLTSETSRATLAAFAESLHCLESGTRLTGQHTDAALDFQNEVRLTRNAAGQVTKVEDLASNGDALTVQDVVYRPDALIESVSAPGRGTTTFEWRPGTLQLARVWAPDGVAMETTTVDPVTDSVLQLSTWRGSRSFRQHFRFDGQERLVKSWDDLGGASETNPQVLLAYRYATATQPGSVSTLALADALTGSKREQVEWQTAAGETLGKATRFPQGWAVVGLTTRNPLLLEQKTHVRSPLGVGADPLTVDYATLLAGTDVVGTVTSSGLGFDATALTRLHANVQRQVVSHVRLQDGLLVQDGVENGTHAIHHFLDSEKRIVAYEDEAGTLYTYRYDALGRLRGVDLEDGKQHRVQFDGHGRVSRVVMDGTASVAYAYASGTGLLSSKTFLSATGTAEREESYGYDSIGRKLMDLHTDVAGGLSQAYHYFHDGSTPTSPANADSVGLLTAVQGDGYTKLFEYRADGKLTRKTLVLDGWRTVDARVAYREDGSIRSEELCLSGATGTSLGCTTLSTVLDVHGRTASVVLDSTLLAALTYDAEGLLGGASLAGGRWAAFTHDGLTRATVGFSQGGPGLQASTSWRYGARGLVETETFQVGSQSLTRTHGYSAQRFLTSSTDAQSAYTYAYDALGLPSAVTVNGVTRQVKAEQGRVKLGTTVHTLDALGRTVSRGDLVLAYGPHGHIARATRGTETFEFVYDEAGLRLLKKKDGAAVAAYLEEGAYLDATGVTRPFKLGGHLLGVIQGGVLHGLAADRRGTVLSDRDGTPRFASPYGTRSTAPEDSAVMDFVERSYDADLGLVRMGVRDYDPELNRFLSPDPLYLESLETCAAKPVECNLYGYARNAPLDFIDPSGLDTLVLHGGFFGAASGVEPLRKTAEALFPGVKAVAPDGVHGDTLLRNDAENARRLASTYRHDPMSSQKNLVGFSLGGDAAMRAAAYGGPEGGGKWNTVVVFAARVDGIMDHLEAAAKNAEHLVIVSLYDDQYTFSETVGREFGDRRMETLMLSIIARYGSLEDFSKQFPNVTIGSAEGEHGGAGKEASSQTAIRRAVEASREVSGKNTIQPHVEVIKPLW; encoded by the coding sequence TTGAGGACCGCGGCATGCGCGGTGTTGCTGGGAGGCGTGCCCGCGCTGGCGCAGACGGGCACCTCGTTGGATGCGCGGGTGCAGGCGCCGGTACTGGGCTCGCCCGAGCGGGGCTCGCTGGCGGGGCAGTTCGCCGCGACGGTGTTCGGCGTGGGCGACGTCAGCCGGGGTGGGTTCCGCCTGCCGTGGGCGGACGCGCTGCCTCGGGAGCGGGGCGCGTCGCTGGTGGACGCCCTGCCTTCGTACTCGCCGGAGAGTGGCTTGAGCGAGTGGGGCCTGGGCTGGAACACGGGGCTGGCGCTGACGCGGTGGCGCGAGACGGGAGACCTGGACTTCGCCACGGACGAGCTGACAGGGCCCTTCGGGCGGCTGGTGGCCGGCGCGGACGGGGCTTTGTATCCGGTGGGCCTGGGGCAGAAGGTGCGGGTGCTCGCGGTGGCGGACGGCTGGGTGGCGCACCTGCCGGACGGCAGCCGGTGGACCTTCGGTGGCGCGAACCGGGTGGTGACGTCCCGGGGGACGTACGCCTGGTACCTGACGGAGGTGGTGACACCGACGCAGCGCAAGACACGGGTGGAGTACGAGGCGAACGCGTCCGGACGTCTGTTCGTGAAGGCGCTGCACCACGGTGGCGTGGGCGATGACTTCCAGTACCGCGTGGACTTCCAGTACGAGCCGGTGTCGAAGCCGACGGTGGACCTGCGCTCCGGGCAGGCCCTGGTGCTGGACCAGCGGGTGAAGACGGTGGTGGCCAACGTGCGCAACGCCACCAGCGGCGTCTTCGAGGCGCGGTGGCGGGAGCACCTGACGTACGAGGAAGAGGGGGTGGGGCCGGCGTACTACCTGACGGCGGCGCAGCGGGTGTTCGCCTCGGGTGAGAGCGCGCCCGTGGTGAGCTACGGCTACGAGCGCCTGGGCACACACCTGACGGCGGCGGCGGTGCGCCACAACCCCAAGCTGGACGCGGTGCTGGCGTCACGCGGCACCGACGCCGTCCACGCCAACCGCGCGGCCTTCCTGGACGTGAACCTGGACGGACGGGTGGACTTCGAGTCCGCGAGTGACAACACGCTGTTCATCCAGGATGACGAGGGCTTCCTCGCGGAACCTCTTCCGCCGGCGACCCCGGACGTGTCGCCGCTGTGCCGGAGCACCAGCACCGGCTCCACCGTGGCGCGCGTGCTGGCGCAGATGCGCGCGTCGGAATCGACGTACCAGGTGGTGGGCGTGCGGGCCGACAGCTTCGGCAACAGCACGCAGGTGGCGGTGTGCAACCGCGAGGGCGTGCCGTTCACCACCCTGACGGTGGCGGCCAACTGGACGCTCACCAGCAACGTGCGCCTGGCGGACGTCAACCGGGACCGCCAGCCGGACCTGGTGAAGGTGGCGTCTGGTCGCTACACCATCATCCCCAACACCAGCAACGCCTCGGGCTTCAGCTTCGGCGCGCCGGTGACGGGGACGCTGAGCCCCAGCATCACCCCCAACACCTCGTGGCTGCAGGACGTGAATGGAGACGGGCTGGCGGACATCGCCGTGCGCTCCAGCAGCGCCACGCTGTGGGTGTGGCTGGGCAAGGGCAACCTCGGCTTCGAGTCGACGGCTCGCACCTTCCCCTTCCGCAACCTCTCGGGCGTCAACTACTCCAGCCTGACGGGCTTCCAGCTCCACTTCGTGGACGTCAACAAGGATGGGCTGGCGGATGCGCTCTTGACGCGCACCACGGGCACCGGCTCGTTCCTGCACCTCAACACCGGCAGCGCCTTCCAGCAGGTGGCCGTGGACGCGCTGAGCGGCATGGCGGGCTCCGCGGTGGTGGGGGACTTCTCGGGGACGGGGGAGACGGAGGTGTCCTTCACCGGCTCCGGCGAGGCGAGGGCCGTGACGCTGGGCGCGCCGCGCGTGGCGCTGCTGCGCAGCGCGGATGACGGCCGGGGCAACGTGCTGCGCTTCGAGTACGCGCGCAGCTCGGCGGTGGCGGGCGCCCACGCCCGGCAGGTGGTGCTGTCCGCGCTGGAGGTGCAGTCCTCCGGCCTGGAGACGGTCCGCTACGGGTACACCTATGGCGAGCCCACCGTGCACAGCGTGAGCCGCGCCCTGGTGGGGTTCGGCAGCGTGACGCGCACGGCGCCGGGCGTGCTGGAGGACGCGCGCTTCCTCAACGGGGACCGCTACTCCGGGCTGCCGGTGTCCTCCACGCGGCATGACACCCTGAGCCCGGGCGTCCATGCCTACGCGTACCAGCAATACGAGGACGCGCTGTACCAGGGCCTCGCCTGGAAGCGCCTGAAGGAGGTGGGCAGCGGCTGGGCCCAGGTGGACGGCACGGCGGTGGGCGAGCGGACGGAGTTCCCGCTGTACGCGGCGGGGGTGTGCCCGTCGAAGGCGGTGCGGCACACGCTGCACGGCACCCTCACGTCGGAGACGTCGCGCGCGACGCTGGCGGCCTTCGCCGAGTCGCTGCACTGCCTGGAGTCGGGCACGCGCCTGACGGGCCAGCACACGGACGCGGCGCTGGACTTCCAGAACGAGGTGCGCCTGACGCGCAACGCGGCGGGACAGGTGACGAAGGTGGAGGACCTCGCCAGCAATGGAGACGCCCTCACCGTGCAGGACGTCGTCTACCGGCCGGACGCGCTCATCGAGAGCGTCTCCGCGCCCGGCCGGGGCACCACCACCTTCGAGTGGCGGCCCGGCACGCTGCAGCTGGCGCGGGTGTGGGCTCCGGACGGGGTGGCGATGGAGACCACCACGGTGGACCCGGTGACGGACTCGGTGCTCCAGCTCTCCACGTGGCGAGGCTCGCGGAGCTTCCGCCAGCACTTCCGCTTCGACGGGCAGGAGCGGCTGGTGAAGTCCTGGGACGACCTGGGCGGCGCCAGCGAGACGAACCCCCAGGTGTTGCTGGCCTACCGCTACGCGACGGCCACCCAGCCGGGCAGCGTCTCCACCCTGGCGCTGGCGGATGCCCTGACGGGCTCGAAGCGCGAGCAGGTGGAGTGGCAGACGGCCGCCGGTGAGACGCTGGGCAAGGCGACGCGCTTCCCCCAGGGCTGGGCGGTGGTGGGCCTCACCACGCGCAACCCGCTGCTGCTGGAGCAGAAGACGCACGTGCGCTCGCCGCTCGGCGTGGGAGCGGACCCGCTGACGGTGGACTACGCCACCCTGCTGGCGGGAACGGACGTGGTGGGCACCGTGACGTCCTCGGGCCTGGGCTTCGACGCCACGGCCCTCACGCGCCTGCATGCCAACGTGCAGCGGCAGGTGGTGTCGCACGTCCGGCTCCAGGACGGCCTGCTGGTGCAGGACGGCGTCGAGAACGGCACGCACGCCATCCACCACTTCCTCGACAGCGAGAAGCGCATCGTGGCGTACGAGGACGAGGCGGGCACGCTCTACACCTACCGCTATGACGCCCTCGGCCGGCTGCGGGGCGTGGACCTGGAGGACGGCAAGCAGCACCGCGTGCAGTTCGACGGGCACGGGCGCGTGTCGCGGGTGGTGATGGATGGCACGGCCTCCGTGGCCTATGCCTACGCGAGCGGCACCGGGCTGCTGTCCTCGAAGACCTTCCTGTCCGCCACCGGCACGGCCGAGCGCGAGGAGAGCTACGGCTACGACAGCATCGGCCGCAAGCTGATGGACCTGCACACGGACGTGGCCGGAGGGCTGTCCCAGGCGTACCACTACTTCCATGACGGCTCGACGCCGACCTCCCCCGCGAACGCGGACTCCGTGGGCCTGCTGACGGCGGTGCAGGGCGACGGGTACACCAAGCTGTTCGAGTACCGGGCCGACGGCAAGCTGACGCGCAAGACGCTGGTGCTCGACGGGTGGCGCACGGTGGATGCGCGGGTGGCGTACCGCGAGGATGGCAGCATCCGCTCGGAGGAGCTGTGCCTGAGCGGCGCGACGGGCACCTCGCTGGGGTGCACGACGCTCTCCACCGTCCTGGACGTGCATGGCCGCACGGCGTCCGTCGTCCTCGACAGCACGCTGCTGGCGGCCCTGACGTACGACGCCGAGGGCCTGCTGGGGGGCGCCTCGCTGGCCGGAGGGCGCTGGGCGGCCTTCACGCATGATGGCCTGACGCGCGCCACCGTGGGCTTCAGCCAGGGAGGGCCGGGACTCCAGGCCTCTACTTCGTGGCGCTACGGCGCGCGCGGGCTGGTGGAGACGGAGACGTTCCAGGTGGGGAGCCAGAGCCTGACGCGCACGCATGGCTACTCGGCCCAGCGCTTCCTCACCTCGTCCACGGATGCCCAGTCGGCCTATACGTACGCGTATGACGCCCTGGGCCTGCCCTCAGCGGTGACGGTGAATGGCGTCACCCGGCAGGTGAAGGCGGAGCAGGGGCGGGTGAAGCTGGGCACCACCGTCCACACGCTCGACGCGCTGGGACGCACGGTGTCGCGCGGAGACCTGGTGCTCGCGTATGGCCCCCACGGGCACATCGCGCGCGCCACCCGGGGCACGGAGACCTTCGAGTTCGTCTATGACGAGGCGGGCCTGCGCCTGCTGAAGAAGAAGGACGGCGCAGCGGTGGCGGCGTACCTGGAGGAGGGCGCGTACCTCGACGCCACGGGGGTGACGCGGCCCTTCAAGCTGGGCGGTCACCTGCTGGGCGTCATCCAGGGCGGTGTCCTCCACGGGCTGGCCGCGGACCGGCGCGGCACGGTGCTGTCGGACCGGGACGGGACGCCCCGCTTCGCCTCTCCGTACGGCACCCGGAGCACTGCTCCCGAGGACTCCGCGGTGATGGACTTCGTCGAGCGCAGCTACGACGCGGACCTGGGCCTGGTGCGCATGGGCGTGCGGGACTACGACCCGGAGCTCAACCGCTTCCTCTCTCCGGACCCGCTCTACCTGGAGAGCCTGGAGACGTGCGCGGCGAAGCCCGTCGAGTGCAACCTGTACGGGTATGCGCGCAACGCGCCGCTGGACTTCATCGACCCGTCAGGGCTGGACACGCTGGTGCTGCACGGTGGCTTCTTCGGAGCCGCCAGCGGCGTGGAGCCGCTGCGGAAGACGGCGGAGGCGCTCTTCCCGGGCGTGAAGGCGGTGGCCCCGGACGGCGTCCATGGCGACACGCTGCTCCGGAATGATGCCGAGAATGCCCGGAGGCTGGCCAGCACGTACCGTCATGACCCGATGTCGTCCCAGAAGAACCTCGTGGGCTTCAGCCTGGGCGGCGATGCGGCCATGCGCGCCGCCGCGTATGGCGGCCCCGAAGGAGGGGGGAAGTGGAACACCGTCGTCGTCTTCGCGGCGCGGGTCGACGGCATCATGGACCACCTCGAGGCCGCCGCGAAGAACGCGGAGCACCTCGTCATCGTCAGTCTCTACGACGACCAGTACACCTTCTCCGAGACGGTGGGCCGGGAGTTTGGCGACCGGCGGATGGAGACGCTCATGCTGTCCATCATCGCCCGGTACGGCTCGCTGGAGGACTTCTCCAAGCAGTTCCCGAACGTGACGATTGGCAGCGCGGAGGGTGAGCACGGTGGCGCGGGCAAGGAGGCCAGCTCCCAGACGGCGATTCGCCGGGCCGTCGAGGCGTCTCGAGAAGTGTCTGGGAAGAACACCATCCAGCCGCACGTAGAGGTCATCAAGCCGCTCTGGTGA